One window of Equus asinus isolate D_3611 breed Donkey chromosome 7, EquAss-T2T_v2, whole genome shotgun sequence genomic DNA carries:
- the L3HYPDH gene encoding trans-3-hydroxy-L-proline dehydratase — protein MESSLAVPRLPPHDPRTPPLAVVDMHTGGEPLRVVLAGCPEVVGPTLLAKRRYMREHLDHVRRRLLLEPRGHRDMYGAVLVPSELPDAHLGVLFLHNEGYSSMCGHGVLALGRFALDFGLVPAPPAGVREARVNIHCPCGLVAAFVQCEGGRSRGPVRFHSVPAFALATDLLVDVPGHGKVVVDIAYGGAFYAFVSAEKLGLDVCSAKTRDLVDAATAVTGAVKAQFKIHHPESADLAFLYGTILTDGRDAHSEEPTTNICVFADAQVDRSPTGSGVTARIALQYHKGLLELNQTRAFKSSATGSVFTGKAVREAKCGDFKAVIVEVSGQAHYTGTASFTIEDDDSLKDGFLLK, from the exons ATGGAGAGCTCGCTGGCAGTGCCCCGGCTGCCCCCGCACGACCCGCGCACTCCGCCGCTGGCGGTAGTGGACATGCACACGGGCGGTGAGCCGCTGCGCGTCGTGCTGGCGGGCTGTCCCGAGGTGGTCGGCCCCACGCTGCTGGCCAAGCGGCGCTACATGCGCGAACACCTGGACCACGTGCGGCGGCGTCTCCTGCTCGAGCCCCGGGGCCACCGGGACATGTACGGGGCCGTGCTGGTGCCCAGCGAGCTGCCCGACGCGCACCTGGGCGTCCTTTTCCTGCACAACGAGGGCTACAGCTCCATGTGCGGCCACGGGGTGCTGGCGCTGGGGCGCTTCGCGCTCGACTTCGGGCTGGTGCCCGCGCCGCCGGCCGGGGTCCGCGAGGCCCGCGTCAACATCCACTGCCCGTGCGGGCTGGTGGCCGCCTTCGTGCAGTGCGAGGGCGGCCGCAGCCGCGGCCCGGTGCGCTTCCACAGCGTCCCGGCCTTCGCGCTGGCCACAG ATCTCCTGGTGGATGTTCCTGGTCATGGAAAGGTGGTGGTGGACATTGCATATGGTGGTGCATTTTATGCTTTTGTGAGTGCTGAAAAGTTAGGGCTCGATGTTTGTTCTGCAAAGACAAGGGACCTTGTGGATGCAGCGACTGCAGTGACAGGGGCAGTGAAAGCTCAG TTTAAAATTCATCATCCTGAAAGTGCAGACCTTGCCTTTCTGTACGGAACTATATTAACAGATGGAAGAGACGCTCACAGTGAGGAACCAACCACCAACATCTGTGTGTTTGCAGATGCACAG GTTGACAGAAGTCCTACTGGCTCAGGAGTGACAGCCCGAATTGCCCTCCAGTATCACAAAGGGCTTCTGGAACTGAACCAGACCAGAGCCTTCAAAAGCAGTGCAACTGGCTCAGTCTTCACAGGGAAGGCTGTGAGG GAAGCAAAATGTGGTGATTTTAAAGCTGTTATAGTGGAAGTATCTGGACAAGCCCACTACACAGGTACAGCAAGTTTTACAATCGAAGACGATGACTCACTGAAGGATGGATTTCTTCTCAAGTGA
- the GPR135 gene encoding G-protein coupled receptor 135 produces the protein MEEPPPPRPPMSPAWPGSPAPGAPSPAGGPGGSSSTAPAAAVLSFSTVATAAAAALGNQSDGSGAGSVGAPAGGGPGGHGAGAAAAGRPPLGPEAAPLLSHGAAVAAQALVLLLIFLLSSLGNCAVMGVIVKHRQLRTVTNAFILSLSLSDLLTALLCLPVAFLDLFSPPEGSAHAAAAAAGPWRGFCAASRFFSSCFGIVSTLSVALISLDRYCAIVRPPREKIGRRRALQLLAGAWLAALGFSLPWELLRAPREPPAAQSFHGCLYRTFPDPTQLGAAYSVGLVVACYLLPFLLMCFCHYHICKTVRLSDVRVRPVTTYARVLRFFSEVRTATTVLVMIIFVICCWGPYCFLVLLAAARQAQAAQAPSLLNVVAVWLTWANGAINPVIYAIRNPNISMLLGRNREEGYRTRNVDVFLPNQGSGLQARSRNRLRNRYANRLGAGSRMSSSNPASGGGGDVAMWARKNPVVLFCREGPPEPVTAVAKQTKSEAVDTSL, from the coding sequence ATGGaggagccgccgccgccccgcccgccgATGAGCCCGGCCTGGCCGGGCAGCCCAGCCCCCGGCGCCCCCTCCCCGGCCGGCGGCCCTGGTGGCTCTTCGTCCACGGCGCCGGCGGCGGCCGTGCTCTCCTTCAGCACCGTGGCGACCGCGGCGGCCGCGGCGCTGGGGAACCAGAGCGACGGGAGCGGGGCCGGCAGCGTTGGCGCCCCGGCTGGCGGCGGCCCCGGAGGGcacggggcgggggcggcggcggcggggaggcCCCCGCTGGGCCCCGAAGCGGCGCCGCTGCTGTCGCATGGGGCGGCGGTGGCGGCCCAGGCGCTCGTCCTCCTGCTCATCTTCCTGCTGTCTAGTCTGGGCAACTGCGCCGTGATGGGGGTGATCGTGAAGCACCGGCAGCTCCGCACCGTCACCAACGCCTTCAtcctgtccctgtccctgtcgGACCTGCTCACGGcgctgctctgcctgcccgtcGCCTTCCTGGACCTCTTCTCGCCGCCCGAGGGCTCGGCacacgccgccgccgccgccgcggggccCTGGCGCGGCTTCTGCGCCGCCAGCCGCTTCTTCAGCTCGTGCTTCGGCATCGTGTCCACGCTCAGCGTGGCCCTCATCTCGCTGGACCGCTACTGCGCCATCGTGCGGCCGCCCCGGGAGAAGATCGGGCGCCGCCGCGCGCTGCAGCTGCTGGCGGGCGCCTGGCTGGCGGCGCTGGGCTTCTCCCTGCCCTGGGAGCTGCTCCGCGCGCCCCGGGAGCCGCCGGCGGCGCAGAGCTTCCACGGCTGCCTGTACCGGACCTTCCCGGACCCTACGCAGCTGGGCGCGGCCTACAGCGTGGGGCTGGTGGTGGCCTGCTACCTGCTGCCCTTCCTGCTCATGTGCTTCTGCCACTACCACATCTGCAAGACCGTGCGCCTGTCGGACGTGCGCGTGCGGCCCGTGACCACCTACGCGCGCGTGCTGCGCTTCTTCAGCGAGGTGCGCACGGCCACCACCGTGCTCGTCATGATCATCTTCGTCATCTGCTGCTGGGGGCCCTACTGCTTCTTGGTGCTGCTGGCCGCAGCCCGGCAGGCCCAGGCCGCACAGGCCCCCTCGCTCCTCAACGTGGTGGCTGTCTGGCTGACCTGGGCCAATGGGGCCATCAACCCTGTCATCTATGCCATCCGCAACCCCAACATTTCGATGCTCCTAGGGCGCAACCGGGAAGAGGGCTACCGGACTAGGAATGTGGACGTTTTCCTGCCCAACCAGGGCTCGGGGCTGCAAGCCAGAAGCCGCAATCGCCTTCGAAACCGCTATGCCAACCGGCTTGGGGCCGGCAGCAGGATGTCCTCTTCCAACCCGGCCAGCGGGGGCGGAGGGGACGTAGCCATGTGGGCTCGCAAAAATCCAGTTGTACTTTTCTGCCGGGAGGGGCCGCCAGAGCCTGTAACAGCAGTGGCCAAACAGACTAAATCCGAAGCCGTGGATACCAGCCTCTGA